The following proteins are co-located in the Thermomicrobiales bacterium genome:
- a CDS encoding GNAT family N-acetyltransferase — MLSGPRVILRAIERDDLRRFWEFNNDLAVELAGGGDPPMPQAFARVEAEFERRWAEGGRDGTVFAIQAEGHVIGLCQLSNDNTIARTTELGISIGDPHYWGQGYGREAIGLLLDYAFRHRNVQRVWLWCHAANERGIRAYRACGFVEEGRLRQHVWSDGQYDDAVYMGILRDEWEAMRAESD, encoded by the coding sequence ATGCTCTCGGGTCCCCGGGTGATACTCCGCGCGATCGAGCGCGATGATCTGCGACGGTTCTGGGAGTTCAACAACGATCTGGCAGTCGAGCTTGCCGGCGGTGGCGATCCGCCGATGCCTCAAGCGTTCGCGCGCGTCGAGGCCGAGTTCGAGCGCCGCTGGGCGGAGGGTGGTCGCGACGGCACCGTCTTCGCTATCCAGGCGGAAGGCCATGTCATTGGCCTGTGCCAACTCTCCAACGACAACACGATCGCACGCACGACCGAGCTGGGCATCTCCATCGGCGATCCGCACTACTGGGGGCAGGGCTACGGACGGGAAGCGATCGGGCTGCTGCTCGACTACGCGTTCCGCCATCGCAACGTGCAGCGCGTCTGGCTCTGGTGCCACGCAGCCAACGAGCGCGGCATCCGCGCGTATCGCGCCTGCGGCTTCGTTGAAGAGGGCCGTCTGCGCCAGCACGTCTGGAGCGACGGCCAGTACGATGACGCCGTCTACATGGGCATCCTGCGCGACGAGTGGGAGGCGATGCGGGCAGAGTCGGACTAG
- a CDS encoding DUF937 domain-containing protein, with amino-acid sequence MASLSEMLMQQVAGAAQQSGQALPVDADQGAAQNGLSAAIPLLMAALSRNASSPEGADSLFNAIEKDHDGSVIDNLPSYLSNPNLDDGAGILKHALGDNQSSVEQSMAKTTGLDMATIAKLLQFAAPLVLGMLAKQKQQKNLTSSSGLSDMLKSEQDAAASANPDMMDMVGKYLDANNDGSFMDDLQGLAGKLFGKREA; translated from the coding sequence ATGGCATCACTCTCCGAAATGCTTATGCAGCAAGTAGCCGGTGCCGCGCAACAGTCCGGGCAGGCGTTGCCTGTCGACGCCGATCAGGGCGCGGCGCAGAACGGTCTTTCGGCGGCGATTCCGCTGCTGATGGCGGCTCTCTCGCGAAATGCTTCGTCCCCGGAAGGGGCCGATTCGCTGTTCAATGCCATTGAGAAGGATCACGATGGCAGCGTGATCGACAACCTTCCCAGCTACCTGAGCAACCCGAATCTCGATGACGGGGCCGGCATTCTGAAGCACGCGCTCGGCGACAACCAGTCGTCGGTCGAGCAGAGCATGGCCAAGACGACCGGGCTGGACATGGCGACGATCGCGAAGCTGCTGCAGTTCGCTGCACCGCTGGTCCTCGGCATGCTCGCCAAGCAGAAGCAGCAGAAGAACCTCACCTCCAGCAGTGGTCTTTCGGACATGCTGAAGTCCGAGCAGGATGCAGCCGCGTCCGCCAATCCTGACATGATGGACATGGTTGGCAAGTACCTGGATGCCAACAACGATGGCAGCTTCATGGACGATCTGCAGGGGCTGGCCGGCAAGCTGTTCGGCAAGCGCGAGGCGTAG
- a CDS encoding DUF1330 domain-containing protein: protein MAAYVLVNVHVDDPDGYKEYTAQTPGTVERYGGKFIVRGGAYETVEGDWSPQRIVVLEFPSMEQARAWYSSPEYQAILPIRQRNSTCQFLTFVEGT, encoded by the coding sequence ATGGCAGCCTACGTTCTGGTCAACGTTCATGTTGACGACCCCGATGGGTATAAGGAATACACGGCCCAGACCCCCGGCACAGTCGAACGCTACGGCGGGAAGTTCATCGTGCGGGGCGGCGCGTACGAGACGGTTGAGGGCGACTGGAGCCCGCAGCGCATCGTCGTGCTGGAATTCCCGTCGATGGAGCAGGCGCGCGCCTGGTACAGCTCGCCCGAATATCAGGCCATCCTGCCGATTCGCCAGCGCAACTCAACCTGCCAGTTCCTGACTTTTGTCGAAGGCACATGA